Part of the Stigmatella erecta genome is shown below.
GGGTCCTTCCGAGCCTCCTCCAAGAGCCGCTGAAGCCGCTGGAACTGCTCGGACTCCCTGTATCCTGGCTCGTCAGCCCAGAGGCCCGTGGGATAGTACTGGTGGAGGAACTGGACGAGCGCCGCGGTGGCATCCGCAGCTTGGGCCGCCTTCTCTTGCGCTACCTCGTCCAAGACGACTCCATCTTTGTTGAATTCCGGTACTCCCACTTCGATTCCGCAGAGAGTGGTCTCGGGATACCGGGGCGCGAGCCTGCCTAGAAAACCGTTGCTCAAATACCGAAGGGCCGTGGCTCACGTGCAGCACGGACGCGCAAACGGGCCACCTGTCCGCCGATCAGCGCATGAAGCGAAAATTCGACCTCAACACAATCCGGCTCAAGCTGCTCCGTCCCTCGCTCCGGAAATAGGGGAAGGGTGATTTCTTTGCCATACCAATACCCCGGCGATATGGCCAAGACATTTTCCTCGCTCAGCGGTTTGGCCAGAGCATCCACCACCATGAAGCCCAGCTTGCGGCCTGTGCCGCACTCAGAGGCGGACTCCAAGTTGAGCGCGAAGCTTTCAATGAGCCGCTTGTCCAAGCAAACCGCTTTTTCGACAGGACTCATCAGGAGGCGCCCAAACAGGCTTTTCCCATCGTAGCGGACGTTCAGCAACTCCATCTCCGCGCGAATGGCGCCCGGTTCGCTGGCGGCAGCCCCCTTCGCCGCGCAGATCCTCTCAATGTCCAGCCGTTCAGGCTTTCGCCAGAACAGGAAGGAACCGCCACAGGCCCCGAGTCCCCAGAGTGCAAGTGGAGCGAAGAACAACCCCTTCATTCGCATTTCAAATCTCCGTCATCCGCTGGCACACCCAAGCCTTGCCTGTGCTTCCAGCCACAAGCGTGTGCCAGTTCATGAACCATTGCCTTCGCACGGCAATCGCGAGACAGCGGCTCCTCGCACCAATTCACTTCGCTCACTGGCTTGTTGCAGCCCGCATCATCAGGTCTGTAGACGTAACCCAGTGAAGTGATTCCTGTTGAATTTCGCTTCTTGCACTCGTCCTTGACGAGTTGGCCACAATTAACCTGGATCCCCGCGCATTGCATCTCGACACAGGTTCGAAGACACGTGTCCGTGATTGGCTGGGCTGCGGCACGGCACTCCTCGATGGTCGGCAGCTCACGGCACTCTGACCGCATGGGAGTGCCAACGTGAGCACACCCTTCCCAGACCAGGGAGCCCAGCACCAATACCAAGAAGCGCCCTTCTCGGGGCTTTGCAGGAAGCACGCCTAGGACATTAACGCCTTGTATCCTTGAGCCCAAGCTTCACGGGCTCAGCTCGTGGAAGGCACGGGGGCCGCGGGTGGTCGCAGCGGCTCGGCGGGAATCTCCGGCGCCGCCACGTGCCGTATCAGCGACTCGATGGGCTTGGACTCCGCGATCCGCCGCGCCAGTTCCAGCAACACCATCTGGCTGCGCACCGGCGAGCCCTCCTGCGCCACCGGCGCATACGTCCCGTCCCGCTGGAGCCGCCGCGCCTTCGCGTTGTCCCTCAACGCCACGCCCAGCACCTCGTCCAGCAGCCGCTGCCGCAGCAGCGGGTCCTCCACCGGGAACATCGTCTCGATGCGGCGCACGAAGTTCCGGGGCATCCAGTCCGCGCTCGACGCCCACACCTCCGCCTGCGCCCCCTCCCCGAACGCGAACACCCGGCTGTGCTCCAGGAACCGGTCCACCACGCTCGTCACCCGGATGTGCTCGCTCACCCCCGGCACCCCGGGCCTCAGGCAGCAGACGCCCCGCACCAGCAAGTCGATCTGCACCCCCGCCTGGCTCGCCGTGTACAGCGCCCGGATGACGCCCGGATCCACCAGCGAGTTCATCTTCGCCACGATGCGGGAGGGCTCCCCCTTGCGCGCCTTGTCCGTCTCCCGCTGGATGAGCCCCAGCACCTTCTCGTGCAGGCCCATGGGCGCCACCGCCAGCCGCTTCCACTGCGGCGCCGTGGAGTAGCCGGTGAGCATGTTGAAGAGCGCCGTCACGTCCTCGGCGATCTCCTGCCGCGCCGTGAACAGCGACAGGTCCGTGTACACGCGCGCCGTGGTGGGGTTGTAGTTGCCCGTGCCCAGGTGCACGTACCGGCGGATGCCATTGCCCTCGCGCCGCACCACCAGCGCCACCTTGCAGTGCGTCTTCAGGCCAATCAGCCCGTAGACGACGTGCACCCCGCTCTCCTCCATCCGCCGCGCCCAGGCGATGTTGTTCGCCTCGTCCAGCCGCGCCTTGATTTCCACCAGCACCGCCACCTGCTTGCCGTTCTCCACCGCCCGCGTCAGCGCCCGGGCCACCGGGCTGTCGCCGCTCGTGCGGTACAGCGTCTGCTTGATGGCCAGCACGTTCGGGTCTTCCGCCGCCTCCTCCAGGAAGCGCACCACCGGGTCGAACGACTCGTAGGGGTGGTGCAGGAGGATGTCCCGCTTGGCGATGTGGCTCATCACCGGCTCTTCATCCCTGAGCACGGGCGGCGTGGCCGGCACGAAGGGCTCCACCCGCAGCTCGGGCCTCGGGTCCAGCTCCGTGAGCGCCATCAGGTCCGAGGGCTGCAACGGCCCCTGCATGCGGTACACGTCCATCGAGCCCAGCTTCAGCGCCCCCGTCAGCGCCGTCTCCAGCTCCATGCTCGCCGCCGCCTCCAGCTCCAGCCGCACCGCCGCGCCCCGGTCCCGGCGCCGCAGCTCCTCCTGCAACGTGGAGAGCAGGTCCGCGCTCTCCTCCTCGTCCACGTTGAGATCCCAGTTGCGCGTCACCCGGAACGCCGCCGACTGCTCCATCGCGTAGCCCGGAAACAGCTCTGCCGCCCCCAGCGCGATGAGCTCCTCCAGCGGCAGCACCGACAGCACCGTCCCCGCGGGCGACGGCACCGGCGCGAGCCGGCTGAGCACGCTGGGCACCTGCACCACCGCCAGCGACTTCTCGTGCATGCTGCGCCGGCGCCGGGGGCCCTCGCGCCGCAGGAGGATCGCCACGTTGAGCGACTTGTTGCGCAGGTGCGGAAACGGGTGCCCCGGGTCCACCGCCAGGGGCGTGAGCGCGGGGAACACCGAGGAGGTGAAGAACGTCTTCGCCGCCGCCTTCTGCTCCGCCGTCAGCTTGTCGCGCGTGAGCACCGCCACCCCGTGCGAGGCCAGCTTCGGCAGCAGCTCCTCCTTCCAGAGCCGGGACATCCCGTCCACCGCCGCGTGCACCCGCTCGCTGATGGCCGCCAGCTGGTCGGCGGGCAGCATGCCGTCGGCCGCCGTCTCCGCCACCCCGCTGGCCAGCTGCTGCTTGAGCCCCGCCACCCGCACCATGAAGAACTCGTCCAGGTTCGAGGCGGTGATGGCAAAGAACTTCAGCCGCTCGTAGGCGGGAAGGGCCGCGTCGCGCGCATCCCCGAGCACGCGCTCGTTGAAGGCCAGCCAGGACAGTTCGCGGTTGATGAAGAGCTGGGGGTCGTTGAGGTCCACGGGCACAGCCTCTTGCATGGAACGTTCCCCCGCGTCACGTCACGGGCATGTCACGCCGGACGGCACCGGGCAGTCCGCTGGCATGATTCCTTACATGGGGGCGTTGTGACGATACACTTTCCGCCGCGCTCATTATGGCCTCTTCCACGATTCAGCCCGTCCTCGCCGCCATCGATGTAGGCACCAACGCCGTACGCCTGGAGCTCGCCCGCCCGGACGCGGATGGGGCCCTGGAGACCCTCCACCAGGAGCGGGACCCCATCCGCCCCGGCGAGGGCGTCTTCGCCACGGGTGCCATGCCCGAGGAGACGGCGGACCGGCTGCTGTCCACGCTGCGCCGCTATGCCGCGCTGTGTAAACGCCACAAGGCGCTCGTGCGGGCCGTGGCCACCAGCGCGCTGCGCGAGTCGCGCAACCGAGACGCCATCGTCCAGCGCGTGCGCGACGAGACGGGGTTGGATCTGGAGGTGGTGAGCGGCAAGGAGGAGGCGCGCCTCATCTGCCTGGGCGTGCTGCACCGCAAGCCCCCCGGCGCCCGCTCGCTGCTCATCGACATTGGCGGGGGCTCCACGGAGGTGGCCCTCACCACCGGCGAGCAGCCGGACCACCTCTGGAGCCTGGCCCTGGGGGCGGTGCGGCTCACGGAGGTGTTCGAGGCCTCCCAGGAGGTGTCCTCCAAGCACCTGCGGCTCATGCGCAGCTTCGTGGCGGAGACCGTCCGGAAGACGCTGCCGGAGAAGAAGCTGTCCGGCGCGCCCAAGGGCGCCCTGGGCTCCTCGGGCACCATCAACGCGGTGGTCGCCTTCGCCTCCGGGGAGGATGGCAACGTCGCCACCGTGCGGCAGATCAGCCAGGCGGTGAACGCGCTGGCGGCCCTGCCCCCGGAGCGGCGGCGCAAGCGCTTCGATCCGCGGCGCGCGGACATCATCGTCTCGGGCGCGCTCATCCTCGAAGGGGTGATGAAGCACCTGAGCGTGGAGTCGGTGTCCGCGGTGAACCGCGGCCTGCGCGATGGGCTGCTGGTGGACCTGCTCTACCGCCAGGACACCACGCGCAAGGACCACAGCCTCACGGCGACGGCGCTGGAGCTCGGCCGGCGCTTCTTCTTCGACGAGAAGCACTGCCGGCAGGTGGCCCGGCTCGCCGTGGCGCTCTTCGACGCGCTGGCGAACCTGCACCACCTGCCGCTGTCCGCCCGGCCCTACCTGGAGGTGGCCGCGCTGCTGCACGACATCGGCACCACGGTGAGCTACGAGCGCCACCACAAGCACACCTATTACCTCATCCGCAACGCGGACATCCCCGGGCTGTCCGAGCGCGAGCGCGCCCTGGTGGCCCTGGTGGCCCGCTACCACCGGCGCAGCGTGCCCAAGGTGTCCCACCCGGGCATGGCGGGGCTGCCGCCTTCCGAGGCCCGCACGGTGCGCAAGCTCGCCACCCTGCTGCGCGTGGCGAACGCGCTGGACTGCAGCCACCAGCAGCCCATCAAGTCGATCCGGGCCACAGGCGGCCGGGACGGCGTCACCCTGCACCTCAACGCCCGCCAGCCCATGGACCTGGAGCTGTGGACGGTGGACCGGGAGGCCGCCTACTTCCGCTCGGTGTTCGGCAAGCGGCTGCTCTTTCACGTGGGCAAGTAGGCCCTGCTCCCTTCCCTGCCCCTCAGGGAGGGGGGTGCCGGGGTTTGGCTCCCCCTGGCGCCGATGGCCACCCTGCATGGCGAACAGGGCCCGCTGAAGGCGGAAGGAGCTGCCACGATGAAAGCCGTCGTTTTCCATGGGATTGGAGACATCCGCCTCGATGACGTGGAGGAGCCGCGGCTCGAGAAGCCCACCGACGCCATCGTCCGCGTGAGCGCCAGCGCCATCTGCGGCACGGACCTGCACATGATCCGCGGCACCATGCCGGGCATGAAGCCGGGCACCATCCTCGGCCACGAGGCGGTGGGCTATGTGGAGGAGCTGGGCGAGGACGTGCGCAACTTCAACGTGGGCGACCGCGTCGTCATCGGCTCCACCATCGCCTGTGGGAACTGTTCGTATTGCCGCGCCGGCTACTATGCCCAGTGCGACACGGCCAACCCCAACGGCCCGCTCGCGGGCACGGCCTTCTTCGGCGGCCCCATGCCGACGGGGCCCTTCCACGGCATGCAGGCCGAGAAGGTGCGCGTGCCGTTCGCCCACGTGGGCATGGTGCGCGTGCCGGAGGGCGTCTCGGACGAGCAGGCCATCCTCATCTCGGACATCTTCCCCACGGGCTACATGGGCGCGGAGATGGCGGAGATCAAACCCGGGGACACCGTGGCGGTGTTCGGGTGCGGCCCGGTGGGCCAGTTCGCCATCGTGAGTGCCAAGCTCATGGGCGCCGGCCGCGTGTTCGCCATCGACTGCCATGAGGACCGGCTGGCCATGGCGCGCGCCCAGGGCGCGGAGGTCATCAACTTCGACGAGGAGAGCCCGGTGGAGACGCTGCTGCGGCTCACCGGGGGCATCGGCGTGGACCGGGCCATCGACGCGGTGGGCGTGGACGCCATGCACGCGCACCATGGGCCCGCCGCCAAGGCCGCCAAGGCCGAGCTGGCGGAGTTCAAGCGCGAGGTGAAGGAGGTGGCGCCCAAGACGAACCCGGACGGGGACAACTGGGTGCCGGGCGATGCGCCCGCGCAGGTGGCCCTCTGGGCGGTGAAGGCGCTCGCCAAGGCGGGCACCCTGTCCATCATCGGCGTCTACCCCCAGACGGCGCGCACGTTCCCCATCGGCGAGGCGATGAACAAGAACCTCACGATGAAGATGGGCAACTGCCACCACCGCAAGTACATCCCCCAGCTGCTGGAGCTGGTGCGCAACGGGACGGTGGACCCCACGGCCATCCTCTCCCAGGTGGAGCCGATGACGAGCGCCATCGACGCCTACCGGAAGTTCGACCTGCGCAAGCCGGGCTGGCTCAAGGTGGAGCTGGAGCCCACGCTGCTCACTTGAGTCCGGGCAGCTCCGTGCCGGTGACGGCCCGCAGCAGCGTCATCGGCCGCACGGCGCGCACCCGCTCGAGCAGCTCCCGGTTCTTCACCAGCAGGGAGCCGGCGAAGGCCAGGCTGTTCAGGGAGATGGACTCGAAGGACTCCTGCGCGCGGGGCACCACCAGGCTCCAGTCCCGCGTCGCCAGGTAGTTGTAGGGCGTTCCGGGCACGTCACACCCGGTGGCCCGCAGCAGCTCCCGGTACACGGCCAGCGCCTGGGCGGGGCTCTGGGGCGCGGGCCCCAGGGCATGCCGGAACGGCAACCGGCCCCGGGCCACCGCCTCGTCCATGGGCGTGCGGCTGCCCCCGTGCGCCAGCGGCGCGGGGACGAGCTGGAGGTGCTTGTGCGGCTGGCTGGCCCCGGCCATGCGCCCGCCGTTGTAGAAGGCCAGCGCGTCGAACTCGTCCATGCACCGCAGCAGCGCCTCGAAGTCCGCGAGGGTGAGCAGCGCGTCCTGGTCCTCGTAGTCCTGGGTGACGAGCAGGGCGTGGTGCTCGTAGACGTTGAACTTGTTCAGCAGGCACGCGTGCGCGGGGGCCACGTAGCCCACGAAGAGGTCCTCCTCATAGGGGGCCAGGAAGGGGTTCTTCGGCGGGGCGCCCCCGGAGGGCGGCTGCGTGGCCTTGGCCTTCCGCTCCAGGTTGGAGACGGCCCGGACGAGGAACGGCACCCCCTCGTCCTCAATCACTTCCATCTCCGTGCGGATGGGCATCAGCGCGCCGCTGGCGAGCGCCCGCTCGCCGCGCTCGACGATGGCGTTCCACAGGGTTCCTTTTCGGAAGGAGGCAGGGCGCTCCGTCATGAGGGGCTCCATTCAGGCCACGTCCCGGCCGTAATACCACGCCGTCATCGCGAGCCTGGGGGCCTGCGTGGGCAGCACCTCGTGCTCCAGCCGCTCGCTGAGAAACACCACCAGCGTGTCCAGGGTGGGCGCCACCTCCAGCGGGGCCTCCTCCCGGTACAGCCGGAGCTGCCCGCCGTGCTCGGGCCGCCAGTCCGGGTTCGCGTAGTAGATGGCCGTCAGCCGCCGGTTGGACTGGCCGGGAAAGGCGTCCCGGTGGCGGACATAACGGGCTCCCCCGCCCGGGTAGTGGGCGAGCTGGACATCGAAGCGGCCCAGCCCCAGGTAGGCCGACCGCGAGAGCGCCTCGCCGAGCGCCGCGAAGGCTTCCCAGAGGCCTCCCAGCGCCGAGCCGGGCTCGGGGGAGAGCCAGGTGATGAAGTCGCCGCGCACCGCCGTGTCCTCGGAGCGATCCGCCCCCCGGCGGATGGCGGCGGCCCGGAGCCCTCCGGAGGCCGCGCGCGCCTGGGCCTGGGCATGAATGGCCCTTGCCTGCTCCTCCCCCAGGAAGGCGGTGCGCACGAAGAAGCCCTGGGTGCCCAGCGCTTCGATTTCCTCATCCCGAAGGTCCATCGGTCCTGTCCGTGGGGCGCCTCAGACGCCACGTTCCGTCCGCCAGGATAGACTGCGGACCATGGCGAACGTCTCGCGGATTCTCTCCGTCGTCATCGCAGGGGCCCTCGGCGCGCTGGGCACGTACTTCCTCCTGCAATCCCAGTCCCGGGGCCTGCCGGACTCGCCCTCCTTGGTTCTGCAGATGCGCGAGGTGGCCCGGCTCGAGACGCTCGATGTCTCGCTCTATAAGAAGGTGACGTTCAGTCCCGAGCCCAAGGCCTCGGATGCCCTCTGGAAGGACGTCGTGCACTGGGCGGCCTACTCCCTGCGTGCCCCGCGAGGCCGCGCCATCGTCTTCGCGGATGTGCACCTGGGCTACGAGTTCCAGCGCATCGACACCTCCTCGCTCCAGGTGAACGGCACCCAGGTGGAGGTGGTGCTGCCGCCCCTGAGCGTCCAGGTGGAGCTGCGCCCGGGGGAGACCGAGATCATCGACTCCAACCTCAACAGCACCGAGACCGCGCAGTTGCTGGAGCTGGCCCGGACCGCCTTCGAGCGGGAGGCGCGCGGGGATGCCCGGCTGAAGGAGCGCGCGCGCCAGTCCGCCGAGCGCTCCCTGCGCGCCCTGTTCCTGTCCCTGGGCTTCACCCAGGTGAACTTCGTGGAGAAGCTGACCCGCCCTACCGCGGGGTAGGGACAGCCAGCAGGCCCTCGTCCGTGAGGCGGAAGAGGCCGGCAATGCCATCCGGGGCGGGGCCCAGCCCTGCCAGGGCCTCGCACTCGGCCGCGTCGGACTCGCGGCACACCAGCGCGTACTCCCGCCGGCCCAGGCTCACCCGCAGCGGCACCTCTCCCGCGTGGAGCCGCAACCGCCGCCGCTGCTCCGCCGTGAGCAGCCGGGCACCGTCGTAGCCGTCGCCCTCCGCCAGGAGCCACAGCCCGCTGAACGTCTCCGCCAGGCGCACCTCGCCCCGGTCCAGCACCGCCGGGCGCACCACCGCCGGGTGGGCCTCCAGGTTGCGCCAGGCCGCCCGGTCCACCTCCTCCGCCGTCAGCCCCACCGCGCCCAGCCGCGCGGCGGGCAGGTACCGCACGTACTCCGCGTCCTCCAGGACGTAGAACACCTCCAGGCCCGCGGGCCCCGGCCGGCAGAGGGCCCCCGCCGCCTGCGCCTCGAAGCCCGCCGGCCGCAGCACGGGCCGCAGCCGGGCCATCCAGGCCTCTGGCGCCTCCGGCCCTCCGGTGCCCAGCCCGCCCAGCCGCGCGGCCAGCCCGTCCACGTAGGCAGCCAGCGCCTGCCGGCTCCCGCCATAGGCCGCGAACAGCGAGGCCACGTCGACCCGGGCCACCTCGCCTCCCGCCTGCTTCACGAGCACGTCCCGCCCCTGGAGCCGGAACGCCACCCCCGCCCGCCGCAGCGCCGCCGCCAGCGCGGCGTTGAACTCCGGGCGCAGCACCTGCTCCTCGGCCAGCGGCGGCGCGGGGAGCGCTCCTGTCTCCAGCTCTTCCTTTAATAAGCGGGCCTCCGTGTCGAACGGGTCCCGCTCCAGCACCTGCGCCACGTGGGCCTGGGCCCGGGCGTTCTCGCCCCGGCGCATCGCCAGCACCGCCAGCACCTTGAGCGCCTCCGGGTCTCCCGGGCTCAGCGCCAGCGCCTCGCCCAGCGCCGCCTCCGCGTCGCCGTACCGCTCCAGGCCCAGCAGGGCCCGGGCCCGCCCCAGGCGCACCTGCAAGTCCTTCGGGAAGTCCTTCCGCAGCCGCTCCAGCAGGGGCAGCGCCTCGCGGTTCGCCTCGGCGTTGATGAGGGCATGCGCCACCGCCAGCCACAGCGTGGGGCCCGCGCTGCCCTGGGCGGCCCCGCGCAGGGCGTCCAGCTCCGCGGCACTCAGGCGCTCACCGGCCTCGACCTTGCGGCGGAGGCTCTCCAGGTCCGGACTCACGCCGGGAGCTTACGGGTTCGGGGCGCCGGACCCAACGGCTTCCCCCGGACCGTCCTCGGGCGCCGAGGGCTCCTCGGACTGGGAGAGGAACTCGTCGAGCGCGCCCATGTCGATGGGCTTGCGGAACACGGCGTCCACCAGCGCCAGGGTGGAGCGGTTCTGTCCCCGCACGTCCATGCCCGTGACGATGGCCAGCAGCGCGTGCGGCGTGCGCTGGCGCAGCTCGCGCGCCAGCTCCCAGCCCGACACGTCCGGCATCACCGCGTCCAGCAGCGCCGCGTCATACCGGCGCCGCTCCCAGAGCTGGAGGGCCACCTCCGCGCTCTGGGCGAGCTGCACGTCGTAGCCCTCCTCGCCGAGCACCTCCGCCAGCATCCGCGCGTTGTCCAGATCGTCGTCCACCACCAGCACCCGGCGCGTCTGCTGGAAGCGGCGCGGCCCCTCCATGTGCCGGCTCGCGGGCAGCGCCTCCTCGTGGGCCTCCCGCGCGCGCGGCAGCCGCACCACGAACGTGCCCCCCTTGCCCCCGTCGACGTTCTCCACCGTCAGCTCGCCGCCCCACCGGCGCACCTGGTCCTTCACCACCGCCAGCTGCAGCGCGGACTGGGGCGCCCCGGCCTCCCGGGTGAGCGGATCGAACAGCTGGGCCAGGGACTCCACGGGGAAGGGAGGCCCCTCGTCCTGGATGCGCAGGCTCAGCGCCGCGTCCCCGTCCTTCTGCGTGGTCAGCGTCAGCCGCCCCGCCTGCGCCATCCGGTCCCGGGCCGCCAGCAGCAGCGTCACCACCAGCTCCCGCAGAAAGCCGGCATCCGCCCGCACGTTGCCGGGGGCGCCCAGCTGGAGCGTCACCTCGAGCGGGTGCTCGCCCCGCTCCAGCTCGCCGCGCATCAGCTCCAGGGCCTCGCGCACCGCCGTGTCCAGCTCCACGTCGGTGAGGTGCTCCTCGGTGCGCTGCACGTTGAATTCCTGGAGCCGGCTCACCAGGCCGCCAATCTGCCCCACCGTCCGGTCCAGCGCGTCCAGGTGCTCGGGCTTGAACTCGCGGCGCAGCAGCGTGACGCGCAGGCGCACCACGTTGAGGAAGTTGTTGAGCGCGTGCGCGGCGCCGCTGGCGAGCTGCCCCAGGGACTGGGCCCGCGTCCGCTGGAGGAGCTGGCCCTGCAACCTGCGCAGCTCGTCCTGGGCGGAGCTCAGCTCCCGGCTCTTGCGGGTGGCCTCCGTGCGGTCCGAGAACGTCTGGATGACGCCGGCCAGCTCCCCGCCCTCTTCCCAGATGGGCGTCGCGCTCATCTCCAGGCTGGCCACCCCGCCGCCCAGGCGCTCCACCTCCATCATCACCCCGCGCACCGGCTTGCGCTCCTTGAGCGCGCGCATGAAGGGCATGTCCGCCACCCGGAACGGCTCCCCCGCGGGGTGGTGCGCGTTCACCTGGGAGAGCACCGGGGCCAGCGAGGTGACGGCCCGGCCCCCCACCACCGAGCGGATGGGCACGCCCAAAAGGCGGCTGACGGGCTGCGTGGCGTAGGACACGCTCCCGTCCACCTCCGCCAGGAGGATGCCCACCTCCACGTGGTAGAGCACCGACTCCATCACCGCCGCCTCGCGGAAGCGCACCGACTCGGTCCTCAGCACCCGCGCGTAGGAGGCCTGCGCGGAGGCGCCCGCCTCGCCCACCAGCTCGTTGATGAGGTCGGCGACCTCGGGGGGCATCTCACCTTCGCACCGCACGTACACGCGCATGAGCACCGAGGCGAGCGCCTTGAACTCCCGCGCCAGGTCATCGGGCTCGAAGCGCTGGTCATACCGGAAGGCCCCGTGGGAGCGGACCACCTCGGGCCACAGCCGCAGCGCGTCCTCCCCGCGATCCTGGAGCAGGCGCACCAGCTCGTCCAGGAGCTGGCGCAAGGGGGCCCGGAGGTCCTTGCCCGGCACCTCCACCTCGTACAGCTCCTCGCGCAGGCGCTTGGCCCACAGGCGCGCGACGCGCTCGCGTTCCTTGTCGAGGACCTGGGCCAGCAGCTCGATGGCAGTCTTGGTGTTCACCGTCAGCGCCTCAAGGTGTGCACGGCCGGCCCCCCTGCCCAGCGGGGGCAGGCAGGCGAGCAGGCCATTTTCGCCCCCGGGTTCTGCGGCGGCCGGGCCATCCCCACCCTAGGGGGGCACCGGAATGCGACCCACGGCACGAGACAACGAGGCGCTGAAGCCGCTGCCCATCTCCGACACGGCGATGGTGCACCTCTACCGGGGTGAGCTGGGCCGTTCTGACAACTGGCGGACCCGCCTCGACACGACGACCAACTGGGCGCTCACCACCACGGCGGCCGTCATCTCCTTCGGCTTCGCCAACACCTCCAGCCCCCACGTGACGTTCCTGGTGGGCATCTGGATGGTGATTTCCTTCCTGCTCATCGAGGCGCGGCGCTACCGGTACTACGA
Proteins encoded:
- the ppk1 gene encoding polyphosphate kinase 1, which translates into the protein MQEAVPVDLNDPQLFINRELSWLAFNERVLGDARDAALPAYERLKFFAITASNLDEFFMVRVAGLKQQLASGVAETAADGMLPADQLAAISERVHAAVDGMSRLWKEELLPKLASHGVAVLTRDKLTAEQKAAAKTFFTSSVFPALTPLAVDPGHPFPHLRNKSLNVAILLRREGPRRRRSMHEKSLAVVQVPSVLSRLAPVPSPAGTVLSVLPLEELIALGAAELFPGYAMEQSAAFRVTRNWDLNVDEEESADLLSTLQEELRRRDRGAAVRLELEAAASMELETALTGALKLGSMDVYRMQGPLQPSDLMALTELDPRPELRVEPFVPATPPVLRDEEPVMSHIAKRDILLHHPYESFDPVVRFLEEAAEDPNVLAIKQTLYRTSGDSPVARALTRAVENGKQVAVLVEIKARLDEANNIAWARRMEESGVHVVYGLIGLKTHCKVALVVRREGNGIRRYVHLGTGNYNPTTARVYTDLSLFTARQEIAEDVTALFNMLTGYSTAPQWKRLAVAPMGLHEKVLGLIQRETDKARKGEPSRIVAKMNSLVDPGVIRALYTASQAGVQIDLLVRGVCCLRPGVPGVSEHIRVTSVVDRFLEHSRVFAFGEGAQAEVWASSADWMPRNFVRRIETMFPVEDPLLRQRLLDEVLGVALRDNAKARRLQRDGTYAPVAQEGSPVRSQMVLLELARRIAESKPIESLIRHVAAPEIPAEPLRPPAAPVPSTS
- a CDS encoding Ppx/GppA phosphatase family protein gives rise to the protein MASSTIQPVLAAIDVGTNAVRLELARPDADGALETLHQERDPIRPGEGVFATGAMPEETADRLLSTLRRYAALCKRHKALVRAVATSALRESRNRDAIVQRVRDETGLDLEVVSGKEEARLICLGVLHRKPPGARSLLIDIGGGSTEVALTTGEQPDHLWSLALGAVRLTEVFEASQEVSSKHLRLMRSFVAETVRKTLPEKKLSGAPKGALGSSGTINAVVAFASGEDGNVATVRQISQAVNALAALPPERRRKRFDPRRADIIVSGALILEGVMKHLSVESVSAVNRGLRDGLLVDLLYRQDTTRKDHSLTATALELGRRFFFDEKHCRQVARLAVALFDALANLHHLPLSARPYLEVAALLHDIGTTVSYERHHKHTYYLIRNADIPGLSERERALVALVARYHRRSVPKVSHPGMAGLPPSEARTVRKLATLLRVANALDCSHQQPIKSIRATGGRDGVTLHLNARQPMDLELWTVDREAAYFRSVFGKRLLFHVGK
- a CDS encoding zinc-dependent alcohol dehydrogenase, which translates into the protein MKAVVFHGIGDIRLDDVEEPRLEKPTDAIVRVSASAICGTDLHMIRGTMPGMKPGTILGHEAVGYVEELGEDVRNFNVGDRVVIGSTIACGNCSYCRAGYYAQCDTANPNGPLAGTAFFGGPMPTGPFHGMQAEKVRVPFAHVGMVRVPEGVSDEQAILISDIFPTGYMGAEMAEIKPGDTVAVFGCGPVGQFAIVSAKLMGAGRVFAIDCHEDRLAMARAQGAEVINFDEESPVETLLRLTGGIGVDRAIDAVGVDAMHAHHGPAAKAAKAELAEFKREVKEVAPKTNPDGDNWVPGDAPAQVALWAVKALAKAGTLSIIGVYPQTARTFPIGEAMNKNLTMKMGNCHHRKYIPQLLELVRNGTVDPTAILSQVEPMTSAIDAYRKFDLRKPGWLKVELEPTLLT
- a CDS encoding ATP adenylyltransferase family protein; this translates as MTERPASFRKGTLWNAIVERGERALASGALMPIRTEMEVIEDEGVPFLVRAVSNLERKAKATQPPSGGAPPKNPFLAPYEEDLFVGYVAPAHACLLNKFNVYEHHALLVTQDYEDQDALLTLADFEALLRCMDEFDALAFYNGGRMAGASQPHKHLQLVPAPLAHGGSRTPMDEAVARGRLPFRHALGPAPQSPAQALAVYRELLRATGCDVPGTPYNYLATRDWSLVVPRAQESFESISLNSLAFAGSLLVKNRELLERVRAVRPMTLLRAVTGTELPGLK
- a CDS encoding 2OG-Fe(II) oxygenase, with product MDLRDEEIEALGTQGFFVRTAFLGEEQARAIHAQAQARAASGGLRAAAIRRGADRSEDTAVRGDFITWLSPEPGSALGGLWEAFAALGEALSRSAYLGLGRFDVQLAHYPGGGARYVRHRDAFPGQSNRRLTAIYYANPDWRPEHGGQLRLYREEAPLEVAPTLDTLVVFLSERLEHEVLPTQAPRLAMTAWYYGRDVA
- a CDS encoding DUF4230 domain-containing protein, yielding MANVSRILSVVIAGALGALGTYFLLQSQSRGLPDSPSLVLQMREVARLETLDVSLYKKVTFSPEPKASDALWKDVVHWAAYSLRAPRGRAIVFADVHLGYEFQRIDTSSLQVNGTQVEVVLPPLSVQVELRPGETEIIDSNLNSTETAQLLELARTAFEREARGDARLKERARQSAERSLRALFLSLGFTQVNFVEKLTRPTAG
- a CDS encoding tetratricopeptide repeat protein produces the protein MSPDLESLRRKVEAGERLSAAELDALRGAAQGSAGPTLWLAVAHALINAEANREALPLLERLRKDFPKDLQVRLGRARALLGLERYGDAEAALGEALALSPGDPEALKVLAVLAMRRGENARAQAHVAQVLERDPFDTEARLLKEELETGALPAPPLAEEQVLRPEFNAALAAALRRAGVAFRLQGRDVLVKQAGGEVARVDVASLFAAYGGSRQALAAYVDGLAARLGGLGTGGPEAPEAWMARLRPVLRPAGFEAQAAGALCRPGPAGLEVFYVLEDAEYVRYLPAARLGAVGLTAEEVDRAAWRNLEAHPAVVRPAVLDRGEVRLAETFSGLWLLAEGDGYDGARLLTAEQRRRLRLHAGEVPLRVSLGRREYALVCRESDAAECEALAGLGPAPDGIAGLFRLTDEGLLAVPTPR